A window of Corticium candelabrum chromosome 3, ooCorCand1.1, whole genome shotgun sequence contains these coding sequences:
- the LOC134176751 gene encoding ficolin-2-like, translating into MVMITMIPNRLIGILLPLLMFVTHVASRGVKGDRSEDSVTVAQINVQVSLGGNSTSNGLMSRKMVGMKGEKGDRGKAGPPGRPAPENKCSCNCCSRLVEIEEKLSNLTEVVNQLQSQNRDKKRSYTSCQEAQQLGKLVSGVYTLDLGDGLDSFQVYCDMSTDGGGWTVFQRRQDGSVDFYRGWSDYKNGFGDLTGEFWLGLDKIHRLTKQAQILRVDLMDFSGRQAHADYRRFQVSDESNKYSLTFTSYSGNASDSLSYHNGMAFTTKDNDNDKGGANCAKTFKGAWWYHSCYVSSLNGLYWKHERSTNAQGIVWQKWQSNISLKFTEMKLRVSS; encoded by the coding sequence ATGGTGATGATCACAATGATTCCGAATCGACTAATCGGGATTTTGCTGCCATTGTTAATGTTTGTCACACACGTCGCTTCGCGTGGAGTGAAAGGTGACCGCAGTGAAGACAGCGTGACGGTTGCACAAATCAATGTGCAAGTTTCTCTTGGAGGGAATAGTACATCAAATGGTTTGATGTCGAGAAAAATGGTGGGaatgaaaggagagaaaggagaccGTGGGAAAGCAGGTCCGCCTGGAAGACCAGCACCAGAGAACAAATGCAGCTGCAACTGCTGTTCGCGTCTAGTAGAAATTGAAGAAAAACTATCAAATCTGACTGAAGTGGTCAATCAGTTACAGTCACAAAACAGAGACAAAAAAAGAAGTTACACAAGTTGTCAAGAGGCTCAACAGTTAGGCAAACTAGTAAGCGGCGTGTACACTTTGGATCTTGGAGATGGATTGGATTCGTTTCAAGTGTACTGTGATATGTCGACAGACGGTGGCGGCTGGACAGTTTTTCAGAGACGCCAGGACGGTTCTGTTGACTTCTACCGCGGATGGTCTGACTACAAAAACGGATTTGGAGACTTAACCGGAGAATTCTGGTTGGGATTAGACAAAATACACAGATTGACAAAACAGGCACAGATTCTTCGTGTAGATCTAATGGATTTCAGTGGCCGTCAAGCACATGCTGACTACAGAAGGTTTCAGGTAAGTGATGAGTCGAATAAATACTCTTTGACCTTCACATCATACAGTGGAAACGCCAGCGATTCATTATCTTATCACAATGGGATGGCCTTTACGACTAAAGACAACGACAACGACAAGGGCGGTGCCAACTGCGCCAAAACCTTTAAGGGAGCTTGGTGGTACCACAGTTGTTATGTTTCTAGCTTGAATGGTCTCTACTGGAAACATGAAAGGTCTACTAACGCCCAGGGAATCGTTTGGCAAAAATGGCAGAGCAACATTTCTCTCAAATTTACAGAAATGAAGTTGCGTGTTAGTTCGTAA
- the LOC134177325 gene encoding uncharacterized protein LOC134177325 isoform X2, which yields MVGVMGRLDKIISLLDSAERDKFKEEKQEIDACDTPEREVYIGDPSLNVRTSKLAVTRATMKAGGGRRSLLAFNLVDILFDQVL from the exons ATGGTGGGTGTCATGGGACGACTGGACAAGATCATCAGTCTTTTGGATTCTGCAGAA AGAGACAAATTCAAGgaagagaaacaagaaatagATGCCTGTGACACTCCAGAAAGAG AAGTTTATATTGGTGATCCAAGCCTTAATGTGAGGACCAGCAAGTTGGCTGTTACCAGAGCCACCATGAAGGCTGGTGGGGGGAGGAGGTCTTTGTTGGCCTTCAATCTTGTTGATATTTTGTTTGATCAAGTGCTGTGA
- the LOC134177325 gene encoding uncharacterized protein LOC134177325 isoform X1 encodes MVGVMGRLDKIISLLDSAEVMVCLEDFPSKSKLFLLSLKRDKFKEEKQEIDACDTPEREVYIGDPSLNVRTSKLAVTRATMKAGGGRRSLLAFNLVDILFDQVL; translated from the exons ATGGTGGGTGTCATGGGACGACTGGACAAGATCATCAGTCTTTTGGATTCTGCAGAAGTAATGGTTTGCTTGGAGGATTTCCCAAGTAAATCTAAACTATTTCTTTTGTCTTTGAAGAGAGACAAATTCAAGgaagagaaacaagaaatagATGCCTGTGACACTCCAGAAAGAG AAGTTTATATTGGTGATCCAAGCCTTAATGTGAGGACCAGCAAGTTGGCTGTTACCAGAGCCACCATGAAGGCTGGTGGGGGGAGGAGGTCTTTGTTGGCCTTCAATCTTGTTGATATTTTGTTTGATCAAGTGCTGTGA
- the LOC134177671 gene encoding ficolin-2-like — MIPYRLIWILLPLLMFVTHVASRGVKCDSSQDSVPVAQINVQVSLGGNSTSNGLMSRKMLGMKGEKGDRGKAGPPGRPVPENKCSFNCCSRLEEIEEKLSNLTAVVNQLMSQKAENETQSTTKKSNSDKESGYTSCKVAKQLGQVLSGVYTLDLGDGLDSFQVYCDMSTDGGGWTVFQRRQDGSVDFYRGWSDYKNGFGDLNGEFWLGLDKIHRLTKQAQTLRVDLMDFSGRRTHADYRRFQISDESSKYSLTFTSFSGNASDALSYHNGMAFTTKDNDNDKWGAKCAKNCNGAWWYNKCYYSNLNGLYLKTANSQNKKGIVWTTSKHYYPLKFVEMKLAVSS, encoded by the coding sequence ATGATTCCGTATCGACTAATCTGGATTTTGCTGCCATTATTGATGTTTGTCACACACGTCGCTTCGCGTGGAGTGAAATGTGATAGCAGTCAAGACAGCGTGCCTGTTGCACAAATCAATGTGCAAGTTTCTCTTGGAGGGAATAGTACATCAAATGGTTTGATGTCGAGAAAAATGTTGGGaatgaaaggagagaaaggagaccGTGGGAAAGCAGGTCCGCCTGGAAGACCAGTACCTGAGAACAAATGTAGCTTCAACTGCTGTTCGCGTCTGGAGGAAATAGAAGAGAAACTATCAAATCTGACTGCAGTGGTCAATCAGTTGATGTCACAAAAGGCAGAAAATGAAACACAAAGTACAACCAAGAAGAGCAACAGCGACAAAGAAAGCGGTTACACAAGTTGTAAAGTGGCTAAACAGTTAGGCCAAGTGCTGAGCGGCGTGTACACTTTGGACCTTGGAGATGGATTGGACTCGTTTCAAGTGTACTGTGATATGTCGACAGACGGTGGTGGCTGGACAGTGTTTCAGAGACGCCAGGACGGTTCTGTCGATTTCTACCGCGGATGGTCTGACTACAAAAACGGATTTGGAGACTTGAACGGAGAATTCTGGTTGGGATTAGACAAAATACACAGATTGACAAAACAGGCGCAGACTCTTCGTGTAGATCTAATGGATTTCAGTGGTCGTCGAACACATGCTGACTATAGAAGGTTTCAGATAAGTGATGAGTCGAGTAAATACTCTCTGACCTTCACATCATTCAGTGGAAACGCCAGCGATGCATTATCATATCACAATGGGATGGCCTTTACGACTAAAGACAACGACAATGATAAGTGGGGTGCCAAATGCGCCAAAAACTGTAATGGAGCTTGGTGGTACAACAAATGTTATTATTCTAACTTGAATGGTCTCTACTTGAAAACTGCAAATTCTCAAAACAAAAAGGGAATCGTTTGGACTACTTCGAAGCACTATTATCCTCTTAAATTTGTAGAAATGAAATTGGCTGTTAGTTCGTAA
- the LOC134177672 gene encoding uncharacterized protein LOC134177672: MASRSRPSNPQSQTLTKYFGSVSKRPRLDEEDRRPDSTKVPDDGGDDLHGDNSSLPSLERPDDATFIHPAVSSGDFARIVQLKEERTLTDQEKYHLLTNHFRPSATYRFPSVLYGKKKRAFQHDWLHQYNGLVYSETMQGSYCKYCVLFGQAAYSVYSFTGTLISKPLTNLQKASEKLRNHFIGVGGSSARKYHLQAVEKAENFKAVMEKKQLPVDQQLSSLRAQRIAKNREILRSVAETVILCGRQGLALRGHRDDWKWLEKTPYANHGNFMALLQFRIQSGDKVLADHLQSGGCQGNALYTSKTIQNELIDVCDHIIRTRILNEVRDAPFFSIMADEATDAANKEQLAISVRHSRSHSSASSRLAASSR; encoded by the exons ATGGCTTCCCGTAGTCGTCCTTCCAACCCTCAGTCTCAGACTCTCACGAAGTATTTTGGCTCTGTGTCAAAGCGGCCTCGCTTGGATGAGGAGGACAGACGACCGGACTCTACAAA GGTACCGGATGATGGAGGTGACGATCTGCATGGAGACAACAGTAGCTTACCATCACTGGAAAGACCAGACGATGCCACTTTTATCCATCCAGCTGTGTCTTCCGGAGATTTTGCTAGAATTGTACAGTTGAAGGAAGAACGAACTCTGACAGATCAGGAAAAGTACCATCTACTTACTAACCATTTCCGGCCCAGCGCTACCTACCGCTTTCCATCTGTTCTTTATGGGAAGAAGAAGCGTGCATTTCAACATGACTGGCTTCACCAATATAACGGTCTTGTGTATTCTGAGACAATGCAGGGAAGCTACTGCAAATACTGTGTCCTGTTTGGTCAAGCTGCGTACTCTGTGTACAGTTTTACCGGTACTCTGATTAGTAAACCACTCACTAATCTCCAGAAGGCCAGTGAGAAGCTGCGTAACCATTTCATTGGTGTCGGAGGGAGTTCAGCAAGGAAGTACCACTTACAAGCTGTTgaaaaggcagagaattttaaGGCTGTGATGGAAAAGAAACAGTTGCCAGTTGACCAGCAACTTTCCAGCCTTCGAGCTCAGCGTATTGCCAAAAACAGAGAAATCCTAAGATCTGTAGCAGAAACTGTTATACTTTGTGGCAGGCAAGGGCTTGCTTTGAGAGGCCATCGCGATGATTGGAAGTGGTTAGAGAAAACGCCATACGCTAATCACGGAAATTTCATGGCCTTACTTCAGTTTCGGATTCAGAGTGGAGACAAAGTTTTAGCTGATCACCTTCAATCTGGTGGTTGCCAAGGAAACGCTCTGTACACAAGCAAAACCATTCAAAATGAGTTGATTGACGTATGTGATCATATAATCCGCACCCGCATTTTAAACGAAGTCCGAGATGCCCCTTTTTTCTCAATCATGGCAGACGAAGCAACAGATGCTGCCAATAAGGAGCAGCTGGCTATCAGTGTCCG CCATAGCAGATCGCATTCTTCGGCATCTAGTCGACTGGCAGCTTCCAGCCGATAA
- the LOC134177244 gene encoding 52 kDa repressor of the inhibitor of the protein kinase-like: protein MAGRKKGAAARITQLYPKALYTHCNAHVLNLCVVKCCRIREIQNAMDTADRICRFFANSPKRQLALEKSIGAVLDGEHRKRIKSLCKTRWVERHQAFEVFADLLQPLIFCLEEIKDSVEWNRETRADAQSFFLALTRFPFIFTLILTKDVLAYTKALSVKLQGRYVDIVKAYQEIRFVTSTLHSARVNVTTIHSRVYQKALEVAGKVNVEESLPRTTGRQQHRGNVPASSASDYYRKQLTIPMLDHLINEMGYRFSESSSAVVSQITRLLPPSLAVSDNILSSADIPDLVKMYGDDLPAAAALDTELHSWTVKWSGSVQFAADKDTPSKVLNQIDKDFFPNVGQLLKIACTLSVTSAECERSISRLRFLKTCMRSGMGESRLNGLTLLHVHRDIPCDAEAVVEEFAKRNPRRLQLSEFC, encoded by the coding sequence ATGGCTGGAAGAAAGAAAGGAGCAGCAGCACGCATAACACAGCTCTACCCAAAGGCTCTTTATACGCATTGCAATGCGCATGTTCTCAACCTTTGTGTGGTAAAATGTTGTCGCATTCGTGAAATCCAGAATGCCATGGACACCGCTGACAGGATTTGCCGTTTCTTTGCCAACTCGCCAAAGAGACAGCTTGCTTTAGAAAAGTCGATAGGAGCGGTTTTGGATGGTGAGCATCGCAAAAGAATAAAGTCACTTTGCAAAACTAGATGGGTGGAAAGGCACCAGGCCTTTGAGGTCTTCGCAGATCTCTTACAGCCATTGATTTTCTGTTTGGAAGAGATCAAAGATTCGGTGGAGTGGAACAGAGAAACCAGAGCTGATGCACAGTCATTCTTTCTGGCTTTAACAAGATTTCCGTTCATCTTCACTTTAATACTGACAAAGGATGTTTTAGCGTACACTAAAGCCCTGAGTGTCAAGTTGCAGGGCCGTTATGTTGACATAGTGAAGGCATACCAGGAAATAAGGTTTGTCACTTCCACACTTCACAGTGCCAGGGTGAATGTCACTACAATCCATTCACGAGTCTATCAAAAGGCTTTGGAAGTAGCCGGTAAGGTTAATGTAGAAGAGAGCTTGCCAAGAACGACTGGACGTCAACAGCACCGCGGCAATGTGCCTGCATCTTCTGCATCCGATTACTACCGGAAACAGCTGACCATCCCAATGCTGGACCATCTCATCAATGAAATGGGTTACCGGTTTAGCGAAAGTTCTTCAGCTGTTGTTTCTCAAATCACGCGTCTTTTGCCACCATCCTTGGCAGTGAGTGACAACATCTTGTCTTCAGCAGATATTCCCGACTTGGTCAAGATGTATGGCGATGATTTACCAGCCGCAGCTGCTCTGGATACGGAGCTTCACAGCTGGACAGTGAAATGGAGCGGGTCGGTACAGTTTGCAGCAGATAAAGATACACCCTCGAAGGTTCTCAACCAAATCGACAAGGACTTCTTTCCAAATGTTGGGCAGCTGTTAAAGATAGCATGCACACTCTCGGTAACAAGTGCGGAGTGCGAACGTTCCATTAGCCGTCTGCGGTTTTTGAAAACTTGCATGCGTAGCGGCATGGGAGAGTCACGCTTGAATGGCCTAACGCTGCTCCATGTTCACCGGGATATCCCGTGTGATGCTGAAGCCGTCGTGGAAGAATTTGCAAAGCGAAACCCACGGCGGCTTCAGCTGTCCGAGTTTTGTTAG
- the LOC134176879 gene encoding ficolin-2-like produces MVMIKMISYRLMGILLSLLMFVSHVVSHGVKGDSSVTVAQINVQVSVGGNSTSSGLMSKTMVGIKGEKGDRGKTGWPGRPAPENKCSCNCCSRLEEIEEKLSNLTEVVNQLQSQYTDNKTSYTSCQEAKQLGQLLSGVYTLDLGDGLDSFQVYCDMSTDGGGWTVFQRRQDGSVDFYRGWSDYKNGFGDLNREFWLGLDKIHRLTKQAQTLRIDLMDFSDSRVHAQYAGFQISNESSKYSLTFTSYSGNASDSLAYHNGMAFTTKDSDNDKYNSNCVTLSKGAWWHKSCFYSNLNGLYFKNERFSNSEGINWNTWQSNISLKFTEMKLRVSS; encoded by the coding sequence ATGGTGATGATTAAAATGATTTCCTATCGACTAATGGGGATTTTGCTGTCATTGTTAATGTTTGTCTCACACGTCGTTTCGCATGGAGTGAAAGGCGACAGCAGTGTGACGGTTGCACAAATCAATGTGCAAGTTTCTGTTGGAGGGAATAGTACATCAAGCGGTTTAATGTCGAAAACAATGGTGGGAAtaaaaggagagaaaggagaccGTGGAAAAACAGGTTGGCCTGGAAGACCAGCACCAGAGAACAAATGCAGCTGCAACTGCTGTTCGCGTCTGGAGGAAATAGAAGAAAAACTGTCAAATCTGACTGAAGTGGTCAATCAGTTGCAGTCACAATATacagacaataaaacaagTTACACAAGTTGTCAAGAGGCTAAACAGTTAGGCCAACTGCTAAGCGGCGTGTACACTTTGGACCTTGGAGATGGATTGGACTCGTTTCAAGTGTACTGTGATATGTCGACGGACGGTGGTGGCTGGACAGTGTTTCAGAGACGCCAGGACGGTTCTGTCGACTTCTACCGCGGATGGTCTGACTACAAAAACGGATTTGGAGACTTGAATAGAGAATTCTGGTTGGGATTAGACAAAATACACAGATTGACAAAGCAGGCACAGACTCTTCGTATAGATCTAATGGATTTCAGTGACAGTCGAGTACATGCTCAATACGCAGGATTTCAGATAAGTAACGAGTCGAGTAAATATTCTCTGACCTTTACATCATACAGTGGAAATGCAAGCGATTCATTAGCATATCACAATGGAATGGCCTTTACAACTAAAGACAGCGACAATGACAAGTATAATAGCAACTGCGTCACTTTGTCTAAAGGAGCTTGGTGGCACAAAAGTTGTTTTTATTCTAACTTGAATGGTCTCTACTTTAAAAATGAAAGGTTTAGTAACTCCGAGGGAATCAATTGGAATACTTGGCAGTCCAACATTTCTCTCAAATTTACAGAAATGAAATTGCGTGTTAGTTCGTAA